Proteins encoded together in one Kitasatospora albolonga window:
- a CDS encoding disulfide bond formation protein DsbA, with amino-acid sequence MQVEVYFDILCPWCYIGKRRLTAALAGRMDAEVVWRSLELDPEGSRTAGPTAAEVIARYQSSPERAAARIRQIQSLGEAEGLRLDLHKARPVNSFDAHRLVRLGAAHELADEVLERLLYGYHTEGLDIASHQVLERLGAEAGLEPSAVRRTLEGTEFAEDVRADERSARERGVRGVPTLIVDGGTPASAVQDAEALGRLLGSRDPGPSTDS; translated from the coding sequence ATGCAGGTCGAGGTGTACTTCGACATCCTGTGCCCCTGGTGCTACATCGGGAAGAGGAGGCTGACCGCCGCGCTGGCCGGACGCATGGACGCGGAGGTCGTCTGGCGCAGCCTGGAACTCGACCCGGAGGGCAGCCGGACGGCGGGACCGACGGCGGCCGAGGTGATCGCCCGGTACCAGAGCAGTCCGGAGCGGGCCGCCGCGCGGATACGGCAGATCCAGTCGCTCGGCGAGGCGGAGGGGCTGCGGCTCGACCTGCACAAGGCGCGGCCGGTCAACTCCTTCGACGCGCACCGCCTGGTCCGGCTGGGCGCCGCCCACGAGCTGGCCGACGAAGTGCTGGAGCGGCTGCTGTACGGCTACCACACCGAAGGGCTGGACATCGCCTCCCACCAGGTGCTGGAGCGGCTCGGGGCGGAGGCGGGGCTGGAGCCGTCGGCGGTCCGCCGGACGCTGGAGGGCACGGAGTTCGCGGAGGACGTTCGCGCGGACGAACGGTCCGCGCGGGAGCGGGGCGTCAGGGGAGTGCCCACGCTGATCGTGGACGGCGGGACGCCTGCCTCGGCCGTCCAGGACGCGGAGGCTCTGGGACGGCTGCTGGGGTCCCGGGACCCCGGTCCGTCAACTGACAGCTAA